The following proteins are encoded in a genomic region of Magnolia sinica isolate HGM2019 chromosome 1, MsV1, whole genome shotgun sequence:
- the LOC131254713 gene encoding uncharacterized protein LOC131254713 — MKLPTDWWAAYGVDPNRKDPALKKLAMKILGLTCSVSGCERNWSTFESIHTKKRNRLEQKKLNDLVFIQYNQKLRERFQSRKEKPGFFDPICLDELDADNEWLVETEDPVFAGEDLIWAQVEDVAYESTPSEGSSTTRRQRTGGSRGASSSRQPVDEI; from the exons atgaaattaccca ctgactggtgggctgcctatggagtggacccgaacaggaaggatccagctctaaagaagctggctatgaagattcttggactcacgtgttctgtcagtggttgcgagcgcaattggagcacgttcgagTCG attcataccaaaaaaaggaatcgccttgagcaaaaaaagctcaacgacttggttttcattcaatacaatcaaaaattgcgagaacgattccaaagtaggaaagaaaagcccGGCTTCTTTGACCCcatctgcttagatgagttggatgcagataacgagtggcttgtagagacggaggacccggtatttgctggagaggatctgatatgggcacaagttgaagatgtcGCATATGAATCGACACCTAGTGAAGGTagtagtaccactcgaaggcAAAGGACGGGGGGAAGCCGAggggcgagtagtagccgtcaacccgttgatgagatttga